Proteins encoded together in one Lathyrus oleraceus cultivar Zhongwan6 chromosome 5, CAAS_Psat_ZW6_1.0, whole genome shotgun sequence window:
- the LOC127084918 gene encoding sulfite exporter TauE/SafE family protein 3 — MVHKKIRFILWVLLLLLGCFVIVSGERKFVKIQVPSFNVTSMIQEQEHSFLRKAVNFLWKSDGSGYTHVWPEMEFGWQIVLGSFIGFCGAAFGSVGGVGGGGIFVPMLSLIIGFDPKTSTAISKCMIMGAALSTVYYNLRLRHPTLNMPIIDYDLALLIQPMLMLGISIGVVFNVVFPDWMVTILLIILFLGTSTKAFFKGMETWNKETIMKKEAARRQESTGSGEYKALPTGPDVATEKEDTKVSMFENVYWKEFGLLAFVWVSFLALQIVKQNYTTTCSTAYWVLNLLQIPVSVGVTAYEATALFTGKRVIASVGDQGKEFTVIQLAIYCVFGMLAGIVGGMLGLGGGFIMGPLFLELGVPPQVSSATATFAMTFSSSMSVVEYYLLKRFPVPYALYLSLVATIAALVGQHIVRRLIILFGRASLIIFILAGTIFISAVSLGGVGISNMVHKIAMHEYMGFENICKYGS, encoded by the exons atgGTCCATAAGAAAATAAGATTCATATTATGGGTACTATTGTTGTTGTTGGGTTGTTTTGTGATTGTTTCCGGTGAGAGAAAGTTTGTGAAAATTCAAGTACCAAGTTTTAATGTTACTTCTATGATTCAAGAACAAGAACACAGTTTTCTCAGAAAAGCTGTTAATTTCTTATGGAAATCTGATGGATCGGGTTATACGCACGTGTGGCCG GAAATGGAATTTGGGTGGCAAATTGTGTTGGGTTCTTTTATTGGATTTTGTGGAGCTGCGTTTGGGAGTGTTGGAGGAGTTGGTGGTGGTGGTATATTTGTTCCTATGCTTAGTCTTATTATTGGTTTTGATCCTAAAACTTCTACGGCTATTTCTAAAT GTATGATAATGGGTGCAGCTTTGTCAACTGTTTACTACAACCTTAGACTAAGACATCCTACCTTAAATATGCCAATAATTGACTATGATTTGGCACTTCTCATTCAACCTATGCTCATGCTTGGTATCAGCATTGGAGTGGTCTTCAATGTTGTGTTTCCTGATTGGATGGTCACTATATTGCTCATTATTCTTTTCTTAG GCACATCAACAAAAGCATTCTTTAAAGGGATGGAGACATGGAATAAGGAAACCATAATGAAAAAG GAGGCTGCTAGGAGACAAGAATCAACTG GTTCAGGAGAATACAAAGCTCTTCCAACTGGACCAGATGTTGCCACTGAAAAGGAAGACACCAAG GTGTCTATGTTTGAAAATGTTTACTGGAAGGAGTTTGGGCTACTAGCATTTGTTTGGGTTTCATTTCTTGCGTTACAGATTGTTAAG CAAAACTACACGACTACGTGTTCTACTGCATATTGGGTACTGAACTTGTTGCAG ATTCCGGTCTCGGTTGGGGTAACTGCGTACGAGGCAACTGCGTTGTTCACAGGAAAAAGAGTAATAGCTTCTGTTGGTGATCAAGGGAAAGAATTTACAGTTATTCAGTTAGCCATCTATTGTGTCTTCGGCATGTTGGCCGGTATAGTCGGTGGAATGCTGGGACTAGGAGGCGGGTTCATTATGGGTCCACTTTTTCTTGAGCTTGGTGTTCCTCCTCAA GTGTCGAGCGCGACAGCCACGTTCGCGATGACATTCTCCTCGTCTATGTCTGTCGTGGAATACTACTTGCTCAAACGATTTCCGGTTCCTTATG CTCTTTACTTAAGCCTGGTGGCTACTATTGCGGCCTTGGTTGGACAACATATTGTGAGAAGGCTTATCATATTATTTGGAAGAGCTTCTCTTATCATCTTTATTTTAGCCGGCACAATATTTATCAGCGCGGTCTCACTAG GTGGAGTTGGCATTTCAAATATGGTGCACAAGATTGCAATGCATGAATATATGGGATTTGAGAATATATGCAAGTATGGGTCATAG